The nucleotide sequence TGCAAGTGCGAGAAAATGGGACTGACATAccgaaagaaataaataaataaagagaaaagagtgagagaaagaagtaatatgaattttgatttcttgaaatttttcttatctaCACATTGTTTTagagcaacaaaaaaataaatttgctcagtaaaatgttaaattttggtCATTAGAGAtcgtaaatatttacaaaaatggatATAATCAGCGTTACACCGAAATACCTTTCGGATCAGGAGAATtagatgaaatcaaaattcacctctccttctcaaatgttttgcgtATATCTGTtgcactctttcgtactcttcttctttttctgaacatcaaaacaaattaaatttagttcaattcaatttgagttTCAAAAAATGGGAGAGGCATATCGAAACCGTTTGTGAAAGACAGAGATGtcgattttgattttatgaaattttcctaatctaagaGGTGGCTTGAGGTATGGAATATCTCCgatttttccaaataaaataaataacgctttattttccttttaacgaaatttgtatgaaaatttgacttcttttaaattgaattgtactgatcaaatttgacttttttctgaactaattcaatttttacttttatttgaaCCAATTTGAACAGTACTTTAATCAACTtagtaaattattattattctgtTCTCAATTTTCTACTGaacatttttacttattttttagtgaaaatatGAGTTTTTCCTGTCAAACATTAATGgtacaataaattattaaaatattaataaaaaataaagaaaaaatgaaataaaataaattgaaattaaaaacaaaaataattatacttttcaaaaagttgagagtaatttattataatttaattttttgtttattaaatttaaatctgtatcattttttgatttttaatttattcaaattagttTATGAAATAAGTAAAACTCTTTACATCAAATCGacatataagaaaatatttacatttttttacttaGCAACATGCAATAAACTGGACGATTTTTCGATAGATTGTTGATCTATGCTGCATCcctactacactgagagaaatcgaaaaaagttaaaataaacattccagaaatgtttattttgccctgaagtattgatcttaaattgatgtaaatattacgctttttatgtgtattaggggttaaaattacccttttcccatgttaattttacccttagaaaggtgtaaatttaacattaaaaaatgttaatatatttttacatctaaaaagtgttaaagttataaggaaaaaaagttaatcgcacccccgtttttttctcagtgtagctgATACTGCATTTATTATGatacttattatttattatgattataaaatgttattaaagttacattatttaattaaatttgaaaaaataatcacTATTCTACAAATTAACTCTACTATAAATTAACCGTTTTTAACTAATGATGAAAgatagaaatattttcagtcagtaaataaataaaattgatcagtaaaagaaTCCAGTAAAACCAGAGATTGAtcagaattaatttttaaaccaaTCGGATAtatcataatttttcttttatcaaaaatatcaatagtttttacaatttaatttaaatttgggaTTTCTGATTTTtatatgtagggtaaagtgatataagttggacattgGGTTAcaaaagttggacaattcgccagtacaatttggacatggcttttttcttgataaatacagtacaaaatttgttttttaaccagcaaattataaaactaaagcattaaaaatatacaaataaaactgAAGTACTAAAtgtatcaagacaaaaagccctgtacaacttgtaccattgtccaacttgtaccactttaccctattactgaccaaatttcgtttttactgaccacttttaccATAATACTAACCCCTTAAAACTATGAAAAAGCACCTACCTAAAGCACAACTTACAAACTTTCGTGTCTTTTCAGGCTCTAGAGCTCAATTCCCAAGATCAGAATGCATTGGTGGCCAGAAGCAAATGCTATCTTCTACTCGGAGAACCAGACAAGGCACTCCAGGATGCTGAAACAGCCCTTATTGCTGACAAAAACAACATTCGTGCAATTTACCAGAAGGCAGAGTCTCTGTACTACTTGGGACAATTCGAGCACAGCCTCATGTTCTTCCACCGTGGACTGAGACTTCGTCCAGAGCTCAACACCTTTCGCCTGGGTGTCCAAAAGACCCAGGAAGCCATTGAGAACACCATTGGAGCAGCCCAGAAGCTCGATCCGAAGCTAGAGAAGTCCAATGGGAAGGACACAGCATCTTCAACCAACCGAAGCACCTCGACTAAGAAGTCACGCAAATCCAAAGCTACCAAAGCGGATCTGGAGCGAAGGGCTGCCAGGAGGCTTCTGGGAGAGTTGTGTGTGGACAAGGAGTATCTTGAGAACTTGCTGAAACATCCAAATCTCAAATTGCTAAGCTCAGAATCCGATACCGAACCAATTTCTGGATTGGCTAAGGATGCTGTTACCTTTCTCAATACGCGTCAGGAATTTTGGCGCCAACAGAGACCATGCACGGCGCTATCGAATAAGAAGATCATGGAAGCTACAACATCAATGCCTAAATGGTTTTAAGGTTCCTAAGCTCTAATTTATAATAAACTGCACAATatcattataataataaatcaaagcaattttatgtaagaaaaagcatttcataaataatttgtaTAATCATGGTGGTACAAGAAGTAGTTTCAACTTTATATGGCTTTACtgagatttaaaaattaaactgcGAATGCAACACTTTCATGCAACAACTTTAAGaatacactaaaactggtcaggaaaataattctaaaaaccAAGCAAAAAATGGTTTACTACTTCtgaaactttaaataatatatgTTTAGATATTTATTTTACTCTTTAAACTTTGAAGGATTTAAGAAAGGAAATAGAGTTCAGCCAAGATAGTGTCCAAAATCATCTCAAACACATAAActattttaaagaataaaaaaccaacttattaatttaaaaactaaatatttcaataagaatttaattttagaacaaTAACAGAAAGAGAGAGCTGAACTTCAGGGCAggagcaaaaaccgtttgaaaccaaataaacgtcaaaataagtttgtccaggtagcgttttgaccttTGAcgcataattttcatttgacgtttattcggtttcaaacggttcttgctcacatCTGACTTAGAGGATAATAATTAGCATTTtggacaaaaaaataattaaatttcggtcactagaaaatttgaaataattattcCATTAAATAGTTCTTTCATTTTAGTAAATACCTCAAAAGATAACCTTAAATCGTTTTAAACTGtgtcttaaaaatttcataaaatcttaAACATAGGTAGGGGAAGGTGAGACAGTTTGAGGCAGTTAAACAGTTTCTTACAATTCTCATACTATAAGAAAAACTGTGTTAATATTTTAGTAATCATCAATATAATTAGTAATTATTGTTTTAGAACAATTATTTTAGTTATtagtaattttaaaaactttactTAAAGTTAAAGTAAACTTAAAAGTTAAAGTAAAGTTAAAGTAAAGTACTTAAAGTAAAAGTTACTTAAAGTCAAGCTTACAACTGCTTCATCTTCCTCtatattgtttattatttatgcGTTTTAAATTGGTTAGTAAAACTCGTTTAGTTTTtggtttttataaaaattaaaaaaaaagaaacgttaaaaataaCAGATTAGTATAaacgtaaaaattaaaaaatagaatattgcGACTATTGCGGAATTGTCACTTTCTTATTAACTCTTTTTTAAATCTCACACTTTAAACTCAATATTATCACAATTTTCGTATAAAGATTTCCACCAATTCACTTTTACTTGGCAgtaatcaaattaaataaaacattgtccaaaaaatttctgcatttttcttattctttttccccCTTTAATAACTTAAAGTGGGTAGTGACTGTCTTTACGCGATTTGTGTcagttttggatatgttttagtgaTTACCCAGACGGACATTTATATGAAAATACCGTtgtatcattcctaataacggtttttcaaggtcaaagattaaaaagacactagagaggaaatttatcaagcgaatggggtcatgtttgggctcgttggaaaggtcttcgaatttcctataaaactgaaccggttccaatcgttCCAATCGGtcctgaaccggtaatgaaccggttcgtagccgataactaatttttatccgaaaatctttggaaagtccaatagagtctaattctgtgtattttgtatttctatgaacaatagggacaaaaatagcccaaaaatagaagtattttttctgacaatatcaatgaataatatttatcgctttaatgaaaaatattacgtatgagtattgtagtttttattgccaaaagggttttgcttaaaaaaaattggaagtataaaaaataaataaaatcaattatgaatttgagagtTTAAAACtttgccatttttgagcttaaatagttactacatagcaaatagataaagacttgcaaaaaatattttggattccttcaaccttctactttacaattatgtacagacataagaaaaaaataactttaggtagtcaggaaaaattattttctttatggtacaccggtgttcctatcgtccttaactctttccggaccgaagcatatgcttcaaagtcaatttcatcattttttaatcaaaaatatctaagctcaggaattaattgaggtcctacaaaaaatatcttacatttggacatccttatagtttgtaatcatccacaagaatcggatttttatcagttctgaataattaaaaagattgtttttcacaaacattcatatatgctgctttgggtactcagagtcccaaaagagacgaaagagttaaagggttaaaaggtgATATCACAAAGATTCGTTTAAGACTCAAAAAatccattataaaaaaaagcaataattAAGTTTTAATTGTCTTTATTTCAGTTAaagttttaaagattttttttaacattattttgaGGCACtatttactaaatttataaatatatagaCAGTTTATATAAATTGTACAAGATTTATATCAATCTCTTATGAACCACATTCCCCACTAAATGTTTATAATTTATTACACTTTTCTTATCTAATCGCTAATATTGAGAGACTTGAGAGAAATTCGTTGCACatctaaattttgaattttagcaCATTTAGTACAATGTGGCAGTTTTGTCTTGAATTTTTCCAGTATTGCCAGATGCAAAAAGGCCTTTTAGGTTTGAAAAATGTAAcgtatttttacaattttctgtaattttctaAGCTTTCtaaaaacttctttaaaaagaaatttcagGAAAGCTCTTCATTATCcccttcaaaaataattttcagtgaAGAATTCATTGAATTCTTCAGAAAAACGAcgaaaaatcagagaaaaacGTCGTAAAATTGAATGGAAAAGGTTTATTATGTtgcatttttaatattaaatttcgaCTTCTAGATGTAACAATTACACAGAATTTTACACTATGATTAGTAACaacggaaaatttcataaaataatccTCTAGCTCCCAACTCTCTTATTAAgcattatttcataattatttttttttggatttcttttctcattcaattcagttttcattcaaaaaaaaaagaaaagaaaaaagttcatttcACTTTTAATGTAGTTTACATATATGTTCATATACGATAGGGGAGAATTTCTATCTCTATCTCTTTTGccttttttttcctcctctgcGGACAACTAGTTTTTAAAATCGCAATTTAAAATCAcaataatcataaaatattttccattttttccgTTATCAAAAAGTCCTCCTTCCCCGCAATGTACACACACTTTCTGCAcgttctctttatttccacaaTATTAGCAATTATCTCATATCTCATCACCATCTTATCCGGCGTCAGGGATTGCAGGTGAACTGCGAGGGAGCGAGGGCGATTCGCATCTGATCACACGACATAGTCATCGCTGTGGTTGGTATTGAGGGATGATGGTCGATTCCTCCTGGATCTCCTTGTCCTCTGCGGCTGCTGCTGCTGCACCGAGAAATTTGCATTTGGCAGAGCAGCCACGCCAATCCTGCCGCCCGCCGGAGCAGCTACTGGCTCCAGCTGTGGCCTCCTCAGCGCTGCCGAAGCAAAAATTGGTCCGTCACTGTCATCATCTTCACTCCTCAGCGATCCACTCAAATTGGCATTCAAAATGTTATTGCTGGAAGCTGATCGAACTGGAATCCCAATCCTCCGTTCACCCCTCTCCATCTGACTCTCACTAGCCACAGCATTGGGACCGGCAGCTGGTGCATCTGGCGGTAACTGGCCTCTCCGGAAGAATCTGCAACGCGCAAACAACAATAACAATTTACCCCCCAAACCTTaggaaaattcttcaaaaataccaaaagatTAGGaaactaaaaattgaaaaaaaaagactgaaaatttattacagtagactctctctcaatcgggaatatggggcaaaatgtcatccggtttagtgatagaattgagcgtcaaagcctttgtaaattccacaaaaaaacgcttaattataaagaatcacgataaaataggaagaactacagcgaatttgagcaaattaaacgtgaaaattgtcaacaaaatttttcgcccgattgaaaaagagccgattgagcgagagtctacggTAAATATAATAGCTAacaaaaacaaattcaaaaataaacgtCTCCCAATATTTTTTAGCTAAAGGTgtctacatattgggagcaattttcgtcaaaaattgcgtttttgacagaaatttgacgtttccgcctacaacgctgcagggaatttccttcaaaaaagtaatttttgacaaaaattgctcccaatgtgtagaggccataagattcTTTACAACTTCAGAACTTCGAAAACCAGCGCTAGGGGCGCAACAATCGAAAACATCAATGCTAAATATATCGAAAACTTGACGACggttttcattgaaatttcagtATTTTGTAGTCGAggccaagacctttccaaagatgGGTCACTGTCCTCATTTGGTGTACTCTAACCAGAGATATAAACGATAATAGCTAGACTAGATAATATCTCTAAATAAAGGCAACGCGAATAACCGTTCAATACTTAAAACAACAGCAAGATGTACAGTTGATCagtattttggcaaaaattgtCTGTAAAAATCTTGGCCAgttaaattacaaaatattgtaagaaaaaaaaaacaaatttaaccaaaatcggttgaaaaattaacCCTCCAAATGGttcagtaattcaaaatggcgaattttccgatcataggCATATTTGAATGAAAAGTTTGCCTGCTACTTCTAAAACATACAGTgccggacaaaattgtaccaatgtttcaaaattctctataaaggatttaatatctcaagatctaatttatattttgactgaaactttttttcttagatagttttattataaagctacgaattgtgccttattagaattttttaggagaaggactaatatttttgtagagccttttaaaaaaagcaagcattggtacaattttgtcacttgtacctaaacgctactttttgttctaaacttttattttatgaactatttacgtaaaaagtaatttaatacaatgaCTTCCGGatgtttttaatgcattttgcaTGAACACTTCCGGAATTTTTTTACTAACAACCTAAGTAATGgtatatttgattaaaatacGCTCTTAATGAAAAAGTGTATCAATAAAGGATTTTTGTCCAACAAAATGGCTGCAAAACATGACGTAGGCCATATCACAGAGATCAGACTACGTGTCTAGACGTGATCCAGTGGTAAGATCATCAAATCCGGAATCAAGTCACTGTTTTTTACcatttattgctcaaatttgcttttCTGTCCTGTTCTaaccaaaatcgtttttttattgaccaaacttatttttttacagaccaaaaaattgttttttttttacttaataaaactattttacttttttattaaataaaaataattttgttactAACCAATTTGGCTATTTTCCTGACCGCCAAAgctattttttacattaaaacttttttaatacCCAAAATTTGTTTTACTGACCACGTTTCATATACTTTGCAATCATTGTTGATATAGTtcgaatattttatgaatattttaaatattttgggaatatttcaaaaattttgaagatcTTAAAGATAtggtattttataaattgttgAGTGTCTGGGAAAAAACTTCAACATTCAATTTTCTGCTTCAGTGAAGTGCCTCTGAAATGGAACCGAACTTCAAAGTAATATTTGAGTTCTCCAGAACAAATAATAAATGGAAAGTTTGTCAGAATCGTTTTGGtcttttttccaagaaaacccTAAATGCATTTTAGGTATGGCCTTAAATAAGATTAAATGCAAATGTTGGCCAAAAGTTCTTCAATGAGATCTCTTAAGTACCTAACCCTCAATGGAATTTTGccttttatggaaaattccctCATTTGTGCATTGACGAGTTTCGCATAAAAAACAGGACAAAAGCGTCTCTATCAGTTTACGAGCATCTGCTTTAGACTAACAAAGTTCTTTTGAAGTCCAATTCAAGGGGAAAAGCATAAAATTGATAAGTTCATGCATATTGCtaagttttttttcactgaacattttttaatggatATTGGTCTCAAAGGATTTAAAGACATTTATAGCTCATctcaaaaattatcaaaaaaaactttataagaCGATAAGACTAAGTTAATTATTGGTTAATAACCGGTCCGAACCAGTTTAGATTGCTTGATCGGTTGAAACGTTCTAAAATTTTAGATCAATTTGAAtcgtttgaaatttccaacgttTCAACCGATTAACAAATCTAAACTGGTTCAGATCGGTTATTAACCGATAATTAACTTTTAGtcttataaaagtttttttttataattcctcGATAGCGAGCAATGGGTTTCGATCAAAATCTCGCAAACCATAATCccaaaggccaaaattccgaaagccaagatcccgaacgccaaa is from Phlebotomus papatasi isolate M1 chromosome 1, Ppap_2.1, whole genome shotgun sequence and encodes:
- the LOC129799047 gene encoding outer dynein arm-docking complex subunit 4 — encoded protein: MPNKAAKDILETDKEAEYMQSFVRGGGSDDEREPISHHKAELPKQLSDSSDKSPRKAKTDVSSRAGATKEPPKSKKRNKQREYYEEVYCDKDRAAAVSIGSFDIKQSLNQKARQERNLNLSLPEEAEPGALLALGMREAKNGNTDNAVQFISKALELNSQDQNALVARSKCYLLLGEPDKALQDAETALIADKNNIRAIYQKAESLYYLGQFEHSLMFFHRGLRLRPELNTFRLGVQKTQEAIENTIGAAQKLDPKLEKSNGKDTASSTNRSTSTKKSRKSKATKADLERRAARRLLGELCVDKEYLENLLKHPNLKLLSSESDTEPISGLAKDAVTFLNTRQEFWRQQRPCTALSNKKIMEATTSMPKWF